Proteins encoded together in one Mobula birostris isolate sMobBir1 chromosome 9, sMobBir1.hap1, whole genome shotgun sequence window:
- the ppp1r3ab gene encoding uncharacterized protein ppp1r3ab, which yields MEPAEKDRNPPFAVSILGLPGDNEVFAEDDEIWIKPKSSPLPRRRSSSSDEDSQPPLNLSRKVSFADAFGLELVSVREYDKWDVGGCSAGAGAQDERAHQDECLLLPLFELPSSPEQLRQKLYAQKVELESTEFPRGTNCMKGLIRVLNISYEKLVYIRMTLNNWESYYDILADYVTDSCDGETDQFTFKILLVPPYLKDGAKVEFAIRYETQDDIYWANNDHKNYVILCHKKGDPIANEKPQEELDDRNLKSCLKTTYSKEILETSCDEGLTFLTSTEAQQENRKMILETKAVTQWNSESHLNENGEEKEVKRQQLDPQMHPPLHISPTSSSSQEVNLMQLEGLHCNVKEENEKNSAIISESPISQQKDLEEYHINFVSTSNYTENKVKQDRESEWVGISPSLETEDHGRDISTAKTADSTDIAMSTNNIMTLSSELFAINGAHSQQRRNETFISHGNDISTKSQLEINRSLGNNPHSPSSTEMQDNSVIIEGAIGRVSKLTTNTSNPTDLVQNSTGSENKSGEDNYLIGDSSLISALESFPVSAVRTDTEPKYEPERISFSHNGSISSKERQVFSASIADPKELSQRYSETENLKAIKPEDFSTKRFSQNKKAESAQDQDPAHRTEKMIPSTIQIPENDSTEKAVVDEGKEDEGGVTQITEQSTHVLSRILADTMVKEAIEAALFEITGDEGKTFTCESQKTKALSNNSQPSKHKETKVLSLTSRHGDPSKIHSIEEQNTRSCSQHGEHIMKTNTMHMQIEEAASNTTQRNIEEETTPGVSLPAWTSPSVSEKAVHSDVANSVKVLSVLQEKAGLPHEHAGGSEKVPGNIFGFKNCGLNQMHTEVGKQMVINLTDLTGEGGHYKEKRIKNVKSVKVTQNCNISEPDYTYNDSVVDIKGSLELAKVDVEKEDTSRIKDTLYDKTDKSGKFTQINNVTVVPQPAIRVVCTPDLTAESKTVYEMRAECEKADGDSCEIDNETVVERERETGDTFSESVDYSENMEMIYDTQCLPTNRSTNQHAAKPKVGTRLGSTIYTINETKGKENRVPILPQNSELNNQDKCLDQVKLITTPDKENDGKETSTEVINDIYPNSEELKSKECNEKPHKVELVDEVCDSDVVSIDSRLNSEPFANEITLKSTVWKVFYFVLFVVFLVTIYHYDFIGCFALYLFTLYWLYYEGEANSDPVKKD from the exons ATGGAGCCCGCCGAGAAAGACCGAAACCCGCCTTTTGCGGTCAGTATATTAGGTCTGCCAGGTGACAATGAGGTTTTTGCAGAGGACGATGAGATCTGGATTAAACCAAAGTCCTCCCCGCTTCCACGAAGACGGAGTTCCTCCTCAGACGAAGACTCGCAACCTCCGTTAAACCTGAGTCGAAAAGTTTCCTTTGCTGATGCATTTGGCCTGGAGCTTGTGTCGGTGAGAGAGTATGACAAGTGGGACGTGGGCGGCTGCTCGGCGGGAGCTGGAGCGCAGGATGAACGGGCACACCAAGATGAATGCCTTCTGCTGCCCCTTTTTGAGCTGCCGTCCTCCCCCGAGCAGCTGAGGCAGAAACTTTATGCCCAGAAAGTGGAACTAGAATCAACAGAGTTTCCCCGGGGTACGAACTGCATGAAAGGGTTAATTCGTGTACTGAATATATCATATGAAAAGCTAGTGTACATCCGGATGACATTAAATAATTGGGAGAGCTACTATGACATCTTGGCTGACTATGTGACCGATTCTTGTGACGGCGAAACTGACCAGTTCACGTTCAAAATTCTGTTAGTCCCCCCTTATCTGAAAGACGGTGCTAAAGTCGAATTTGCCATCCGCTATGAAACCCAAGATGATATTTATTGGGCGAACAATGATCACAAAAATTACGTGATCCTTTGTCACAAGAAGGGTGACCCGATTGCAAATGAAAAGCCCCAAGAAGAACTGGATGACCGAAATTTAAAAAGCTGCCTAAAGACGACATACAG CAAAGAGATCCTGGAAACTTCCTGTGATGAAGGCCTCACATTCCTAACAAGCACTGAAG CACAACAGGAAAACAGAAAGATGATTTTGGAAACGAAGGCAGTAACACAATGGAATTCTGAAAGCCATTTAAATGAAAACGGAGAAGAAAAAGAAGTAAAAAGACAACAACTGGACCCACAG ATGCATCCGCCATTGCATATTTCACCGACAAGCTCAAGCAGCCAAGAAGTTAATTTAATGCAATTGGAAGGCTTGCACTGCAATGTCAAAGAGGAGAATGAGAAGAACTCAGCTATCATCAGCGAATCGCCAatcagtcagcagaaggacttggaagAATATCATATCAACTTTGTTAGCACAAgtaactacactgagaataaggtaaaacaagaTCGAGAATCTGAATGGGTTGGAATCTCTCCCAGTCTCGAAACTGAGGATCATGGGAGAGATATAAGTACAGCAAAAACAGCGGATAGTACAGACATTGCAATGAGCACAAATAACATAATGACCCTATCTTCAGAATTGTTTGCTATAAATGGAGCACATTCACAACAGAGAAGGAATGAAACCTTTATATCACATGGAAATGATATTTCAACTAAGTCCCAGCTAGAAATTAATAGGTCCTTGGGAAACAATCCACACAGCCCTTCTTCTACTGAAATGCAAGACAACTCAGTAATCATTGAGGGTGCTATAGGCAGAGTTAGTAAACTCACTACTAACACATCAAATCCTACAGACTTAGTACAAAATTCCACAGGCTCTGAAAATAAAAGTGGTGAAGATAATTACTTGATTGGTGACTCATCATTAATCAGTGCATTGGAATCTTTCCCTGTTTCTGCAGTACGCACCGACACTGAACCCAAGTATGAGCCAGAGAGAATCAGTTTCTCACATAATGGATCAATCTCATCAAAGGAAAGACAAGTATTCAGTGCAAGTATAGCCGACCCAAAGGAGCTGTCCCAACGTTACAGTGAAACTGAAAACTTGAAAGCTATAAAGCCAGAAGACTTTTCCACGAAACGTTTTTCACAGAACAAGAAGGCAGAGAGTGCACAAGACCAAGATCCAGCTCACAGAACAGAGAAAATGATTCCATCTACGATACAAATTCCAGAGAATGATTCAACAGAAAAAGCTGTTGTTGATGAAGGAAAAGAGGATGAAGGAGGAGTCACACAAATTACAGAGCAGTCTACTCATGTTTTATCACGTATATTAGCTGATACAATGGTAAAGGAAGCAATTGAAGCAGCTTTGTTTGAAATTACTGGAGATGAAGGAAAAACATTCACATGTGAATCACAAAAAACAAAGGCATTATCAAACAATTCACAACCTTCAAAACACAAAGAGACCAAAGTTTTGAGTTTAACTTCAAGGCATGGAGATCCTTCAAAAATCCATTCTATCGAAGAACAAAATACAAGAAGTTGCTCACAGCATGGTGAACACATAATGAAAACCAACACAATGCATATGCAAATAGAAGAGGCTGCATCCAATACCACTCAGAGAAACATAGAGGAAGAAACAACTCCTGGAGTGAGTCTGCCTGCATGGACATCTCCATCAGTTTCAGAGAAAGCTGTTCATTCAGATGTGGCCAATTCAGTGAAAGTGCTTTCTGTGCTTCAGGAAAAAGCAGGATTACCTCATGAACATGCTGGGGGAAGTGAAAAAGTTCCAGGAAATATTTTTGGATTTAAGAATTGTGGATTGAACCAAATGCACACCGAGGTTGGAAAGCAGATGGTCATTAACCTTACAGATCTTACAGGAGAGGGGGGGCATTACAAGGAGAAGCGGATCAAGAATGTGAAGAGTGTAAAGGTTACACAGAACTGCAATATTTCAGAGCCCGACTACACATATAATGACAGTGTGGTGGATATAAAGGGGTCTTTAGAGCTGGCAAAAGTGGATGTTGAGAAAGAAGATACTTCAAGAATAAAGGACACTTTGTATGACAAAACAGATAAATCTGGGAAATTTACCCAGATTAATAATGTTACAGTTGTACCTCAACCAGCAATTAGAGTTGTGTGTACTCCTGACTTGACAGCAGAATCAAAAACAGTCTACGAAATGAGGGCAGAATGTGAGAAGGCTGATGGGGATAGTTGTGAGATAGACAATGAAACTgttgtggagagggagagagaaacaggtgaTACGTTTTCTGAATCAGTGGATTATTctgaaaatatggaaatgatttatGACACTCAATGTCTCCCTACAAATAGGAGCACAAATCAACATGCAGCAAAACCTAAAGTTGGTACAAGATTAGGCTCAACCATTTACACTATAAATGAAACTAAAGGGAAGGAAAATAGAGTGCCCATACTGCCACAGAATTCTGAGCTGAATAACCAAGACAAATGTTTAGATCAAGTCAAGTTGATTACTACACCAGATAAAGAGAATGATGGGAAGGAAACAAGCACTGAAGTTATAAATGATATCTATCCAAATTCAGAAGAGTTAAAATCTAAAGAATGTAATGAGAAACCACACAAGGTTGAGCTTGTGGATGAAGTTTGTGACAGTGATGTTGTCAGTATAGATTCACGATTAAATAGTGAGCCATTTGCAAATGAAATTACTTTGAAAAGCACAGTATGGAAAGTTTTCTATTTCGTTTTATTTGTTGTGTTTCTTGTTACTATTTATCATTATGATTTTATAGGGTGTTTTGCACTGTACCTTTTTACATTGTATTGGTTGTATTATGAAGGTGAAGCAAACAGTGATCCTGTCAAAAAAGACTGA